The Aspergillus luchuensis IFO 4308 DNA, chromosome 7, nearly complete sequence genome has a segment encoding these proteins:
- the ILV2 gene encoding acetolactate synthase catalytic subunit (COG:E;~EggNog:ENOG410PFW3;~InterPro:IPR012846,IPR012001,IPR012000,IPR011766, IPR029061,IPR039368,IPR029035,IPR000399;~PFAM:PF02775,PF02776,PF00205;~go_function: GO:0000287 - magnesium ion binding [Evidence IEA];~go_function: GO:0003824 - catalytic activity [Evidence IEA];~go_function: GO:0003984 - acetolactate synthase activity [Evidence IEA];~go_function: GO:0030976 - thiamine pyrophosphate binding [Evidence IEA];~go_function: GO:0050660 - flavin adenine dinucleotide binding [Evidence IEA];~go_process: GO:0009082 - branched-chain amino acid biosynthetic process [Evidence IEA]) yields MMPMRPSKSAMRALHYQRYIASGRMSFTTASAAATTPHRFSAQKRFQSTASAPAENTRPIPSPAFNQEPHRNEVSPLQNRQVPELDDSFVGLSGGEIFHEMMLRLGVKHVFGYPGGAILPVFDAIYNSKHFDFVLPRHEQGAGHMAEGYARASGKPGVVLVTSGPGATNVITPMQDALSDGTPMVVFCGQVPTSLIGTDSFQEADVIGISRACTKWNVMVKSVAELPRRIQEAFEIATSGRPGPVLVDLPKDITAGILRKPIPMNSTLPSLPSAATMAARELSMQQLKGTINRVARLVNISKKPILYVGQGLLARPDGPQILKELADKACIPVTTTLQGLGGFDETDPKALHMLGMHGSAYANMAMQEADLIIAIGARFDDRVTGNISKFAPQAKLAASENRGGIVHFEIMPKNINKVVQANEAVEGDCAENIRLLLPHVEAVAERKEWFDQINDWKARFPFSLYERETAEGPIKPQAVIEKLSDLTAHMKDRTVITTGVGQHQMWAAQHFRWRHPRTMITSGGLGTMGYGLPAAIGAKVARPDALVVDIDGDASFNMTLTELTTAAQFNIGVKVLLLNNEEQGMVTQWQNLFYEDRYSHTHQKNPDFVPMAQAMGVAADRCTKPSEVEEKLKWLIEQDGPALLEVFTDRKVPVLPMVPAGCALHEFLVYDEAKEKERKALMKKRKVPGF; encoded by the exons ATGATGCCTATGAGACCTTCGAAAAGCGCCATGCGCGCTCTGCATTACCAGAGGTACATTGCCTCTGGCAGAATGAGTTTTACTACTGCTTCCGCTGCTGCGACCACGCCCCACCGCTTTTCAGCTCAGAAGAGATTCCAGAGCACCGCAAGTGCCCCAGCTGA AAACACGAGACCGATCCCCAGCCCCGCCTTCAACCAGGAACCTCACCGCAATGAGGTCTCGCCACTGCAAAATCGCCAGGTCCCCGAACTGGACGACTC TTTTGTCGGACTCAGTGGAGGAGAGATCTTCCATGAGATGATGCTGCGTCTTGGCGTCAAGCATGTCT TCGGTTACCCTGGAGGTGCCATTCTTCCCGTTTTCGATGCCATCTACAACTCCAAACACTTCGACTTCGTCCTCCCGAGACATGAACAGGGCGCCGGACACATGGCCGAAGGCTACGCCCGTGCCTCTGGAAAGCCCGGTGTCGTCCTCGTCACCTCCGGCCCTGGAGCCACCAACGTTATCACCCCCATGCAGGATGCCCTCTCGGACGGTACTCCCATGGTCGTCTTCTGCGGTCAGGTGCCCACCAGCCTGATCGGTACCGACTCTTTCCAGGAAGCCGATGTTATCGGTATCTCCCGTGCTTGCACCAAGTGGAACGTCATGGTCAAGTCCGTCGCTGAACTCCCCCGTCGCATCCAGGAGGCTTTCGAAATCGCCACCAGCGGCCGCCCCGGACCCGTCCTCGTCGATTTGCCCAAGGATATCACCGCCGGTATTCTCCGTAAACCCATCCCGATGAACAGCACCCTGCCCTCTCTCCCCAGCGCTGCGACCATGGCTGCCCGTGAATTGAGCATGCAGCAGCTCAAGGGTACCATCAACCGTGTGGCCCGCCTTGTCAACATCTCCAAGAAGCCCATCCTGTATGTGGGTCAGGGTCTCCTTGCTCGCCCCGACGGCCCCCAGATCTTGAAGGAGCTGGCCGACAAGGCTTGCATTCCGGTCACCACGACCCTTCAGGGTCTGGGTGGATTCGACGAGACGGACCCCAAGGCCCTGCACATGCTGGGCATGCACGGATCTGCCTATGCCAACATGGCCATGCAGGAGGCTGATCTCATCATTGCTATCGGTGCTCGCTTCGATGACCGTGTGACCGGAAACATCTCCAAGTTCGCCCCTCAGGCCAAGCTTGCTGCCTCGGAGAACCGTGGTGGTATCGTCCACTTCGAAATCATGCCCAAGAACATCAACAAGGTTGTCCAGGCCAACGAGGCTGTTGAGGGTGACTGTGCTGAGAACATCCGTCTCCTCCTGCCCCACGTCGAGGCCGTTGCTGAGCGTAAGGAGTGGTTCGACCAGATCAACGACTGGAAGGCTCGGTTCCCCTTCTCGCTCTATGAGAGGGAGACTGCTGAGGGACCTATCAAGCCCCAGGCTGTCATTGAGAAACTCAGCGATCTCACTGCTCACATGAAGGATCGTACTGTCATCACTACCGGTGTCGGTCAGCACCAGATGTGGGCTGCTCAGCACTTCCGCTGGCGCCACCCCCGTACCATGATCACCTCTGGTGGTCTTGGAACTATGGGATACGGTCTCCCCGCTGCTATCGGTGCCAAGGTTGCTCGCCCTGACGCTCTTGTCGTCGATATTGACGGTGATGCCTCGTTCAACATGACCCTGACCGAGCTCACCACTGCTGCTCAGTTCAACATTGGTGTCAAGGTTCTCCTCCTGAACAACGAGGAACAGGGTATGGTGACGCAATGGCAGAACCTGTTCTACGAGGACCGCTACTCGCACACTCACCAGAAGAACCCCGACTTTGTCCCGATGGCCCAGGCCATGGGTGTTGCCGCGGACCGCTGCACCAAGCCCTcggaggttgaggagaagctcaagtGGCTGATCGAGCAGGACGGCCCTGCCCTTCTGGAAGTGTTCACTGATCGCAAGGTGCCTGTGCTTCCCATGGTGCCCGCTGGCTGTGCCCTGCACGAGTTCCTTGTTTATGACGAAG ccaaggagaaggagcgtAAGGctctgatgaagaagcggaaAGTTCCCGGTTTCTAG
- a CDS encoding RING finger domain protein (COG:O;~EggNog:ENOG410PK6K;~InterPro:IPR011016,IPR013083;~PFAM:PF12906,PF11793;~TransMembrane:4 (i167-191o211-229i387-409o435-454i);~go_function: GO:0008270 - zinc ion binding [Evidence IEA]) → MASLPGYSASSRPQLSDNNTTSTTQQNSVSTNITSSASSTESFEASDTVLLNGTSDTATAHGSPTSPTLADASGEEPRRCWICYTDETEDSPLNSQWRSPCPCALTAHEACLLDWLADLENPRSRRRNGHDAKMLCPQCKTEIIVSRPRSYIVDIVRLVERLAGRMVLPGMVFTLGATVWAGCCAHGVYSMYFVFGTDEARQILEETADGAWNSGLNLGLPLIPLVLIFSRTRYADGLLPAIPVMFFATHQPGQELELDLWPPSAAVTFAALPYLKSFYGSVYERMFGKLERRWIAEVQPRSDVNEFDDNAPPEHPEPDPPNDDNGVLMEIDLELRMGNEDGPQGLFGFNGGNAQGGQGQNQGGNGQPLGLGRRDELVADTSSLADIILGALAFPAISASMGGLLKYILPASWTTPSTLGKARPGLLQTRWGRSVVGGCAFVLLKDALVLYCRWKLAQTHRRRKVLNYDRSKKRAGKADR, encoded by the coding sequence ATGGCCTCCCTCCCAGGTTATTCGGCCTCTAGCCGGCCACAGTTAtctgataataatactacCTCCACTACCCAACAGAATAGCGTCTCCACGAATATAACCAGCAGCGCTTCATCGACAGAGTCGTTTGAAGCTAGCGATACCGTTCTGCTCAACGGCACCTCGGATACCGCCACCGCCCATGGCTCCCCGACAAGTCCGACTCTCGCCGATGCGTCTGGTGAGGAACCACGCAGATGTTGGATTTGCTATACAGATGAGACAGAGGACTCTCCCCTTAATTCACAATGGCGTTCGCCATGCCCATGCGCCTTGACCGCCCACGAAGCGTGCCTGCTCGACTGGTTGGCGGATCTCGAGAATCCCCGATCGCGGAGGCGCAACGGCCATGACGCAAAGATGCTGTGTCCGCAATGCAAGACCGAAATCATCGTTTCTCGTCCCCGAAGCTATATTGTGGATATAGTAAGACTGGTTGAGCGCCTCGCGGGTCGGATGGTCCTCCCAGGAATGGTCTTCACGTTAGGAGCAACCGTGTGGGCGGGGTGCTGTGCGCATGGAGTATATTCGATGTACTTTGTCTTCGGGACCGACGAGGCTCGCCAGATTCTGGAGGAAACAGCTGATGGGGCATGGAATTCGGGGCTGAATCTGGGGTTGCCCCTCATCCCGCTCgtgttgatcttctcgcGCACCCGGTACGCAGATGGTCTCCTTCCTGCCATTCCCGTGATGTTCTTTGCCACACATCAACCGGGACAGGAGCTGGAGTTGGACCTTTGGCCGCCCAGTGCGGCAGTGACGTTCGCCGCTCTTCCATACTTAAAAAGCTTTTACGGCAGCGTCTACGAGAGAATGTTTGGCAAGTTGGAGCGGAGATGGATTGCGGAAGTACAACCGCGCTCGGATGTCAATGAGTTTGACGATAATGCGCCGCCCGAACACCCCGAGCCAGACCCGCCTAACGATGACAATGGTGTCCTTATGGAGATAGATTTGGAGCTACGCATGGGCAACGAGGACGGGCCGCAGGGCTTGTTTGGCTTTAACGGAGGAAATGCGCAGGGTGGACAAGGGCAGAATCAGGGTGGAAACGGCCAACCATTGGGCTTGGGTCGACGGGATGAGCTGGTAGCCGACACAAGTAGTCTGGCAGATATCATCCTCGGAGCACTTGCGTTTCCCGCCATATCTGCGTCGATGGGCGGGCTGTTGAAGTACATTTTACCTGCTTCATGGACGACGCCATCTACGTTGGGCAAAGCCCGACCAGGACTGTTGCAGACCCGCTGGGGCCGGAGTGTCGTCGGAGGATGTGCATTCGTGCTGTTGAAGGATGCGCTGGTGTTATATTGTCGGTGGAAATTGGCGCAGACGCACCGACGGCGCAAGGTGTTGAACTACGATCGATCGAAGAAGCGGGCTGGGAAGGCTGATCGATAg